Within Deinococcus planocerae, the genomic segment CCGGCTCACCCGTCAGCCCAACCGGATCTTCGCGGTCCTCGCGCTCGCCTTGCTCGTCGCCTCCTTCGTCACGCCCTTTTCGATCCCGAACGTCCCGGTCTCCGTCATTCTGATCCTCAACCTCATGCACGTGGTCGTCTACGCCTGCGTGATGGCGCTCGTGCCGCGCCGGTCGGCGAAGGGGTAGGGGCCGCTTTCCCCGCCCCCTATCCTGCGGGGCATGACGGCGCAGACGACCTTCGGCACCCCGCGGCCCCTCGACTGGCTTTGCCTGGCTCCCCACCCCGACGACGCCGAGATCGGGGCGGGGGGCACCCTGCTGCGGCTGGCGCGGGCGGGCCGGGCCGTCGGCGTCCTCGAACTCTCGCGCGGCGAGCGCGGCACCCAGGGCACCCCGGGGGAGCGCGCGGCGGAGTGCGT encodes:
- a CDS encoding DUF6069 family protein, with the translated sequence MLAGPRQMPFSVVPVLGLSFIGALGAGVVYALIARLTRQPNRIFAVLALALLVASFVTPFSIPNVPVSVILILNLMHVVVYACVMALVPRRSAKG